The DNA sequence TCTATCACATTCATCACATCCTGGTTCATATATATAAATAAATTCTCCCATTTCATTTGCCATTAGCTTAATTAACTCCGCCCGTACTTCATCTACAGTTCCACTCAATTCGTATTTTTGTAGTTTCTCAGGTACCTCATATTCTTCTACTATGGTTTGGCTACTATCGGCATTTACAACATAGCTTAACAGTGAAGCAGCCAATACCAAACCTAAACATGAGAGAATAATCGTATTCCTTTTATTTTTCCCCTTCTCTGCGATCGTCTTTTTCTTCCTTTTTGACATTTAAAGTACTCCTTTCAAAAAAACTATTATGTCACGATACACTAATACTTCTATGTATATAGAGACCCCCCTTACGAAGAGGGCCTCCATTTTGCATTTTTGAATTTTAAATCTATCTATTTACTTCTTGTCTTTTCCCCTTCTTTGATAAAAAGTACAAAGAGCACCCAATTATGAGAATGAAGAAACCAATGAACAAATAGTTATACATAGATGTAGCAGTACTTGGAAGTTCATCATCACTGTCACCATTTTTCTCCTCAATGTCTTTATGGTCTGTGTCTTTGTCTATGTCTGTATCTTTGTCTTTGTCTTTGTCTGAATCCTTATCTTTGTCTCGGTCTGGCTTAGGATCTGGGTCAACTTGTTTTTCTACTAACCCATCGATCGCTGCCTGTAAGGCTACTAATGCATTTACTAATTCTGCTTCTGTTTGAATGACCTCTAGCTGTGCTTCCGCCTCTGCTATTGCAGCTTGCAGTGTTTCATATGATTCATCCGTATACACTTCATCCTCGTTTGAGATTGCTTTTGCTGATTCTATTAAATTCTCTAGCTCTGAAACATCAAGTACTGGATCAGGTTGTCTCTCAACTAAACCTTCAACAGCAGCTAGTAATGCTGAGATTGCATTCATTAATTCCTCTTCTGTTTCAATGACCTCTAGCTGTGCTTCCGCCTCTGCTATTGCAGCTTGCAGTGTTTCATATGATTCATCCGTATACACTTCATCCTCGTTTGAGATTGCTTTTGCTGACTCTATTAAATTCTCTAGCTCTGAAACATCAAGTACTGGATCAGATAACGAAGGTTGTAAAGCATTAATTTTTTCTTGTAAGGCTGCAAAGGCATTATTCAAATCTTGTATTGTCTCTATCGTTTCGAGAGCTGCCTCTGCTTCGGCTATTGCTATTTGTAAAGCTTCAAAAGACTCCTCTGTATATTCTCCTTCATCATTTGTATATGATTTTGCTGTTGAGATAAGATTTTCTAGTTCTGTTACATCCACTCCAGGTTCCGAATCACCAACCGCTTCAATCACTTGAAGGTCATGGATCGATAACCACCCTGGAACAGTAATGTCTTTCGTGTTTGTTACTTTTACAAATCTAGCGTCTACATCGTCGAACTGTACGTGAATGATATACTGATCATTTTCTTCTTGCTCAGCGACTGTTGTCCAGTTTTCACCATCAACAGAAATTTCTATTCGATAGCCTAGGAACCAATCTCTATGACTATCCTTTAATCCTCTTTCTTCCCAGTGAGAGCCAGAATCTACATAAACCGCATTGATAGTGTGTACTTCACCAAAGTCAACTTGATAATACATGCCGTCAGTCATATCTTCTCCTGATGACCAACGAGTACCTAAATCATCATCAATTGCGTAGTGTAAACCACTTGGTGCATCGTTCGCTTCTTCTTCGTGACTATGACTAGCAGATGGTATCCAGTTACTTCTATCTAGCGAGTTCTCCAAGTCTGCAATTGGTTCAAAGCAGTAATTACCTCCACAATCTTCACCTGGATCAGATGGGTCTCCTGGATCTCCCGGATCAACGGGTTCATATGGATCTCCTTCTTCACCCGGCCCTGGAAAACCTTCGCCGCCGAATTGAATCCAATTAATATTAGCTTCGCCTGATACATAGTAAACATATATGTCGTGATTGCCTTCTACATCAGATAACTCAGCACTTACCGTATTCCAGTTTTGCCAACCGCCTGTTGCATTCCCTTCAATAGAGGCAATGGATTCTCCATCTGGTGAATCGAGACGCAGTTCAATGTGATAATTAGAGAGTGACGCCGTCCGTAAGTAAACGGTATCCATCTGTTCTAAATTGAGATCCTCAAATTTCAACCACTCTCCAGGGCCTGTCCAACCGATGTTCTGCCCCCCACCAACATCCGATGTACCCTCTGTGTTTATTGCCGGTGATTTATCGTCATAGTGTTCTGCTTCAATACGGTTTTTAATAAATTCTATTGTATCTATACCTTCAAGCACTGGCGCTCCGTCCCCACCACTGTCGCGTGCTACTAGACTCATTTGCCACCAAATATTGTCGGTGTAGTTGTGACCGTCATCTTGTAAAGTATAAGTAACTTCACAGCCTCTCTTATACTCTTGTGGATGTCCGTGATCGTCATGGAGCAGGTCTAATCGCCACTCTAAATTCTCACATGCTATTTCTCCATCTTCAGCATCATACGCTCTTCCAACAAATGTAAATGTGTCGCCATTTCTAAAGAAAGTGTTATTGCTAGGCTGTAGAATTTCAACCACTGGCGGTGTGTTTCCAATAACAATAGTTGTATTCCAGCTTGCGACCTTTCCTGTAGCGTCTGTCACCGAGAGCCTTACGGTGTACTCCCCATTTTCAGAATAGGCATGCGTTGGACTTGCTTCCGTAGAAGTCGTTCCATCACCAAAATCCCAGTCAAATGTAATGTCATTTCCATCCGGATCATACGTTCCACTCGAGTCAAACGAGATTTCATCACCGATAAAAGCGTAATTTTTACTTACATTCACTTGAATAACAGGTGCCCTTTCCAATACTCCCCATGATATTTTTGTAATACCAGATTGGTCATTTACCTCCCACCAGGAAGAACCAAATTCTGCTATATAAATTGAACCATCTGGACCGATATCAACATCCATCGGGAGCAATAAGCCATCAATAAAATCTTCAACCGCTATAATCTCACCGTTTTCATCCGTATCTACTAATTTCATCCACCCTCGAACAAAGTCATAAAATAGTAGCTTACCGTGATGTGTTGCTGGGAATGCATTCTCCCCATTACCTGGGTCGTAGACAGGTCCGACATTCGATGTGCGTCCGCCACTTCCCCAAGGATCTTTATGTCCATACGGATAAAATGCGATTGGATCTACTGCTTCGTTTTCATGGAAATGAAGAATTTCTTCAGCAGTCGTTAATACATCATCAGCAGTGAAATTGCCTCTTACTGTTGAGAAATCAAAATTATTAGCAAAACTCTCGAACCTACTTAAGTAATTGACGTAAGGAGTATCACCAATGATATATGGCCACCCAAAGTTTTGCCCTGGTTCCGTTATTACATTGTATTCGTCATAATCACTACTGCTATCAGGTCCTACGTCACCGACATAAATGAACCCTGTCTCTTCATCGAAAGTAAAACGATAAGGATTTCGGAACCCGTAAGCATAAATTTCTCCTCGTGCTCCGTCCACATCAACGAATGGGTTGTCTTCTGGAATCGATCCATCCTTGTTTATTCGAAGGATGCTTCCTCTTAAATCACCAAGATTTTGTGCCGTTTCAATTGCTAGTGCATTAGGTCCGTTTGTGGCAGGTTTATTATCACCTGTTGATAAATATAACTTTCCATCTGGACCAAATTTGAGGTATCCTCCTTGGTGACAGCATTGTGGATCAGATGGCACTTCTAATAATAACTCTTCAGTGGCGGGATCAATCTCTCCATTTTCATACGTAAAGCGAGACAGGTTATTAATAATCTCTCCTTCTGAAGTATGCTCTGGTTCCGAATAATAAATAAACACGTGCCCGTTTTCATCAAACTCTGGATCAAGAGCAATCCCCATTACACCGTGTTCACCTTCTGTTGTAGTTGGAATGTTCAGAATTCTATTCGTAGAACCATTCGGCTGTGTTTCATATACTCCACCGTTAATACTAATGGAAAACACTCTACTATCATCTGTAACTTCTAACGCTGTCGGCCTAGGTACAGCATTCGTTAACTGCTCCTTTACTAACCCTGGCTTCGGAGATGGTAAATGACAGTCTGTATCATTCTCTATCCCAAATGCATATTCCAAGCCACCGAGAATATGCTGCTTAAAGTCTGGTTCAGATGACCAAGTTTGCGAGTGGTGACCTAGTGCAGTAATGAATACTCGACCTTCTTCTTGAGGGCTACACCATGCAGCAGGATGATCATCAAATTGTCCCCCGCGATTTCCACTAACAGAATCGGTGTCTAAACTTAAGAGAATGTGTTTTCCAGCATCTCTCGGGTTTAAATCTTCAGGGAAAATATAGACTTCTTCTAATTTCGTCCATTCCCCACTTTGAAGATGCCTTGTAGCCGGATGATCACTGTCCTCGACAAGATAGTTGACTTGTTGCACCCACGGATGTGATTGAAAATAAGTCCCGACCATTTCACCATATTCTGGCCAATCATATCCAGTATCAATCGCAGCATGAGCACCTACAAAGCCCCCACCACTTTCAATAAAGTCCATGATTGCTTGTCTCTCTTCTGTCGTTCCGAAATTACCAGTCGTATTAGCAAACATCATTGCATCAAAATCTGCTAAAAACTCAGGTGTAAATGCCTCTTCGATTGGCACATCACTGCCTCTAGCACTTGATGAGCTATCTGCAAACACTACTTCAAAGCCATTCTCTTGTCCCCATTGAGGCATAACATCTCGTATATCATTGATAGAGCCATGGAAATACCCCTCTGTATGGGTTACTACTAAAAGCCTGTGTGAACTGTCACTCGAATGGTCTCCGTTATGTGCCGTTACTGTGTTTGGCTGTAAAACCGGGGTAATCAATGTTGATAGCAATAATAATAACATCAAGAATACATTGAATTTCTGTCTTCTACTATTCAATTACTCTACACCTCCTATTTTTTATGCTAATACATCAAGGTACTCATTCTTGAAAAATAGAAAAGGTACCTAAAAATCTAACTTACTGTAATCTTCACCACCTCCTTAAATACATAGGACTTATTACTAGTCAGTTAAGTAGTTCTCCACTAATTTAGGCCTATAGTCCGAAAGCGCTTTGGATAAATGACGTACTTTTGTCCTCTTCAAATGAGTACAAGTGTTTTTTGGTACACACATAAGTAATTAAAGCGCTTTCATTTTTTAGTTTTAAAAAATGAAAGCATTGAGTATGAATATGTAAGTCCTTGCTTTCTTCTAGATTTTTAGATGTTTCTAATCATAGTTGTAAAATGTAATCCGTTACATTTTGATATAAAAATCGCGTTGTGACTTTAATCAGTGTAAAGTAGGAATGTAGAACACTAAGGAGGATGATACAAAGCTTTTAAGTTCCTTCAGCGGCATTGAAGTAGTATTTTATAGATGTAATCCGTTTCATAGAAAAGAATAACAAAGCACCTTTAAAGTGTCAATATATTCTTAATATTTTTAATTTTACAAAAATAGTTGTTTTTTTACTTTCTTCAGCAAAATGTGACCTCTTCGGAAGAGTTAGCTTCCTATCTCTGTTTCCAGAAATGAATAGATGTTTTGTTCAAAAATTAATAAAGATAGTTCAGTCTGTAGTAACACCTTCCTTGAACTATCTTCAGTAAGTTATTCAATTGCTTCAGGCATCTGCCTACTATTCAATAGCTTTTCTAGTTGCTTTAATGCACGAACTAAACGAAGACATACATCAGCTTCATTTACGGGCTCCACCATTTTCTTATTATTACAGTACTGATTTTTTTCTATAGTTACTATCGCTTCACAATCTGTTTGAAGATCTTCTAATAGTGTAGGAAGAATTGTTTCTTGTTTCGCGTAAGGTTTAGCCAAGACTAGCGAAAAGTCAATTCCTAAAAGTTTACCACGATTCACAATTAATTTAATGACTGCTGCATCCAATTCGTTATCGCAATCACCGGTGATAAAGACTTTGTTGACAACATTCTTATCTACCATATTTAAGAGTTCAGTTACATAAGGTAACATTTGAAATTTACTTTCGTTTGTAAACGTATGAAAGCTGTTATTTATTGGTGCTTCGCAAAACTCCTTTTGTTCGGGACTGAAGCAAACTCCAACGCTTTCAATATTACCTCTAAATGTATCCAATACAGATACACCGAGATCGCCCACCCCGACTAATAGAGTAGTAGGGAAATACTCTGGTTGTACATAATTAATTTTTATCATTTTGATGTAGCCTCCTACGTTTACAATATAATCATTTTAAAAAAATATGTATTGGTAAAAGCACACTATGTATATTAAACTATTACTACATTGGATAACTATTTTATAAATGTCATTATACCACCTTTATACCTTAATAACGAACATTTTTTCTATTATTTTACAAAAAAAAATATTTAGTAACCGATAAAACGAAATCTTTTCGTTTCTCCTTTGACTAGCACCCCACTATTTTTCATATAATTCTATAGGAAGTCCGTCCGGATCATTAAAAAAGGTATATTTTTTTTTCGTAATTCCGTCAATCCTTACCCTCTCAACTTTTATATTTTCAGATTTTAAGTGTTCCACTGCTTCCTCTACATTATTAACTTCAAATGCTAGATGCCTCAATCCAGTAGCTTCCGGGTAGCTTTGTCTTTTCGGAGGACTTGGGAATGAAAATAATTCTATTTGATAATAACCATTAACAGCTAAGTCTAGTTTATACGATTCCCGTTCAGCTCTATATACTTCTTGTAATATCTCTAACCCTAATATCCTCACATAAAAATCCTTCGACACTTCATAATTAGAACAAATAATAGCAATATGGTGTACTGCATTTATATTCATAACATAGCCTCCATCGTTCTATTTACTCTTTATATCATAGCTTAATCTAATAGGTGATTACACAATTTTTTTCACATATAAATGATTGTTTTTATTAATGTAA is a window from the Evansella cellulosilytica DSM 2522 genome containing:
- a CDS encoding ThuA domain-containing protein gives rise to the protein MNSRRQKFNVFLMLLLLLSTLITPVLQPNTVTAHNGDHSSDSSHRLLVVTHTEGYFHGSINDIRDVMPQWGQENGFEVVFADSSSSARGSDVPIEEAFTPEFLADFDAMMFANTTGNFGTTEERQAIMDFIESGGGFVGAHAAIDTGYDWPEYGEMVGTYFQSHPWVQQVNYLVEDSDHPATRHLQSGEWTKLEEVYIFPEDLNPRDAGKHILLSLDTDSVSGNRGGQFDDHPAAWCSPQEEGRVFITALGHHSQTWSSEPDFKQHILGGLEYAFGIENDTDCHLPSPKPGLVKEQLTNAVPRPTALEVTDDSRVFSISINGGVYETQPNGSTNRILNIPTTTEGEHGVMGIALDPEFDENGHVFIYYSEPEHTSEGEIINNLSRFTYENGEIDPATEELLLEVPSDPQCCHQGGYLKFGPDGKLYLSTGDNKPATNGPNALAIETAQNLGDLRGSILRINKDGSIPEDNPFVDVDGARGEIYAYGFRNPYRFTFDEETGFIYVGDVGPDSSSDYDEYNVITEPGQNFGWPYIIGDTPYVNYLSRFESFANNFDFSTVRGNFTADDVLTTAEEILHFHENEAVDPIAFYPYGHKDPWGSGGRTSNVGPVYDPGNGENAFPATHHGKLLFYDFVRGWMKLVDTDENGEIIAVEDFIDGLLLPMDVDIGPDGSIYIAEFGSSWWEVNDQSGITKISWGVLERAPVIQVNVSKNYAFIGDEISFDSSGTYDPDGNDITFDWDFGDGTTSTEASPTHAYSENGEYTVRLSVTDATGKVASWNTTIVIGNTPPVVEILQPSNNTFFRNGDTFTFVGRAYDAEDGEIACENLEWRLDLLHDDHGHPQEYKRGCEVTYTLQDDGHNYTDNIWWQMSLVARDSGGDGAPVLEGIDTIEFIKNRIEAEHYDDKSPAINTEGTSDVGGGQNIGWTGPGEWLKFEDLNLEQMDTVYLRTASLSNYHIELRLDSPDGESIASIEGNATGGWQNWNTVSAELSDVEGNHDIYVYYVSGEANINWIQFGGEGFPGPGEEGDPYEPVDPGDPGDPSDPGEDCGGNYCFEPIADLENSLDRSNWIPSASHSHEEEANDAPSGLHYAIDDDLGTRWSSGEDMTDGMYYQVDFGEVHTINAVYVDSGSHWEERGLKDSHRDWFLGYRIEISVDGENWTTVAEQEENDQYIIHVQFDDVDARFVKVTNTKDITVPGWLSIHDLQVIEAVGDSEPGVDVTELENLISTAKSYTNDEGEYTEESFEALQIAIAEAEAALETIETIQDLNNAFAALQEKINALQPSLSDPVLDVSELENLIESAKAISNEDEVYTDESYETLQAAIAEAEAQLEVIETEEELMNAISALLAAVEGLVERQPDPVLDVSELENLIESAKAISNEDEVYTDESYETLQAAIAEAEAQLEVIQTEAELVNALVALQAAIDGLVEKQVDPDPKPDRDKDKDSDKDKDKDTDIDKDTDHKDIEEKNGDSDDELPSTATSMYNYLFIGFFILIIGCSLYFLSKKGKRQEVNR
- the gloA2 gene encoding SMU1112c/YaeR family gloxylase I-like metalloprotein; this translates as MNINAVHHIAIICSNYEVSKDFYVRILGLEILQEVYRAERESYKLDLAVNGYYQIELFSFPSPPKRQSYPEATGLRHLAFEVNNVEEAVEHLKSENIKVERVRIDGITKKKYTFFNDPDGLPIELYEK